One region of Myxocyprinus asiaticus isolate MX2 ecotype Aquarium Trade chromosome 38, UBuf_Myxa_2, whole genome shotgun sequence genomic DNA includes:
- the tor1 gene encoding torsin family 1: protein MRLRCWLVFAVCVVWSFSITAAIEPISTSIAVGMAAAITGFLASYQNVLYYFQECCRPEWISYNKTGLKHDLDMKLFGQHVAAQVILKAVTGFMSSENPKKPLVLSLHGWTGTGKNYVSQLIAENIYQKGLSSSFIHLFTATAHFPHEKHIDLYKTQLQEWIRGNVSNCARSMFIFDEMDKMHPGLIDSIKPYLDFYDNLNGVSYRQAIFIFLSNAGGENIVQVALDFWKAGRKREEIKLKDLETALSLSVFNNKNSGFWHTSLIDKNLVDFFVPFLPLEYKHVIQCGLAEMATKGHVPKQEVVELMAQELNYFPKEERVFSMQGCKIISSRLDFYIN from the exons ATGCGGTTGAGATGTTGGCTGGTGTTTGCTGTTTGTGTTGTGTGGAGTTTCTCGATAACAGCGGCGATTGAACCGATCAGCACCAGCATTGCTGTCGGTATGGCGGCCGCAATCACCGGCTTTCTGGCCAGTTATCAGAACGTGCTGTATTACTTTCAGGAGTGCTGCAGACCTGAGTGGATTTCATACAATAAGACAG GATTGAAGCACGACCTTGACATGAAGCTGTTCGGGCAGCATGTCGCTGCGCAGGTCATCCTGAAAGCCGTCACGGGTTTCATGAGCAGTGAAAACCCCAAGAAACCGCTGGTTTTGTCCCTCCACGGCTGGACGGGGACAGGGAAGAACTATGTCAGCCAGCTCATAGCCGAAAACATTTACCAGAAAGGCTTGTCGAGCAGTTTCATTCATCTGTTTACAGCCACAGCACACTTTCCTCATGAGAAGCACATAGATTTGTACAAG acaCAGTTACAGGAGTGGATAAGGGGAAATGTTTCCAACTGCGCACGCTCTATGTTTATCTTTGATGAAATGGATAAAATGCATCCCGGGCTGATTGACAGTATAAAACCATACCTGGACTTTTATGACAATCTGAACGGAGTGTCGTACAGACAGGCCATCTTCATCTTCCTCAG CAATGCAGGGGGAGAGAATATCGTTCAGGTTGCTCTGGATTTCTGGAAAGCTGGAAGAAAACGAGAGGAGATCAAGCTGAAGGATTTAGAGACGGCACTTTCACTGTCTGTCTTTAACAACAAGAATA gTGGTTTCTGGCATACTAGTTTAATCGATAAGAACTTGGTGGATTTCTTCGTGCCGTTTCTTCCTCTGGAATACAAGCACGTCATTCAGTGCGGTTTGGCTGAGATGGCCACCAAAGGTCACGTGCCAAAACAGGAAGTGGTGGAACTGATGGCCCAGGAACTGAACTACTTCCCTAAAGAGGAACGTGTGTTTTCTATGCAGGGCTGCAAGATCATCTCCAGCAGATTGGACTTCTATATTAACTGa
- the nsa2 gene encoding ribosome biogenesis protein NSA2 homolog: MPQNEHIELHRKRHGYRLDHHEKKRKKESREAHERSHKAKKMIGLKAKLYHKQRHAEKIQMKKTIKMHEQRKSKQKDDDKTPEGAVPAYLLDREGQSRAKVLSNMIKQKRKEKAGKWEVPLPKVRAQGETEVLKVIRTGKRQKKAWKRMVTKVCFVGDGFTRKPPKYERFIRPMGLRFKKAHVTHPELKATFCLPILGVKKNPSSSLYTTLGVITKGTVIEVNVSELGLVTQGGKVIWGKYAQVTNNPENDGCINAVLLV, encoded by the exons ATG CCGCAGAACGAGCACATTGAGTTACACCGTAAGCGTCATGGATACCGTCTGGACCACCAcgagaagaagaggaagaaggaGAGCCGAGAGGCGCACGAACGCTCGCACAAAGCCAAAAAGATGATCGGCCTCAAAGCCAAACTTTATCACAAACAGAGACATGCCGAGAAAATCCAGATGAAGAAGAC CATTAAGATGCATGAACAGAGGAAGAGCAAACAGAAAGATGATGACAAGACACCAGAAGGGGCGGTGCCAGCATACCTGCTGGACAGAGAGGGCCAATCACGCGCTAAAGTTCTCTCTAACATGATCAAACAGAAGAGGAAGGAAAAGGCT GGTAAGTGGGAGGTGCCTCTTCCAAAGGTCCGAGCCCAGGGTGAGACAGAAGTTCTGAAAGTCATCCGAACTGGAAAGAGACAGAAAAAAGCCTGGaagagaatggtgaccaaagtCTGTTTTGTAGGAGACGGTTTCACACGCAAACCGCCCAAATATGAACGCTTCATCAGACCTATG GGTTTGAGGTTTAAAAAAGCACACGTCACTCATCCTGAACTGAAGGCCACGTTCTGTTTGCCCATCTTGGGGGTGAAGAAGAACCCCTCATCCTCTTTATACACCACTCTGGGGGTCATCACCAAGGGAACAGTCATTGAGGTCAATGTCAGCGAGCTTGGATTGGTCACGCAAGGCGGAAAGGTCATCTGGG GTAAATACGCCCAGGTGACGAATAACCCAGAAAATGATGGTTGCATTAACGCTGTGTTGCTGGTATAA
- the st6galnac6 gene encoding alpha-N-acetylgalactosaminide alpha-2,6-sialyltransferase 6 isoform X1 produces the protein MRLRFVDKQWQQGQRMVIYGAVFLIMTLLILYSSNSSNELYSPFRDKDFHHAVKHTNLKKWAGKEGYLPVYGNKSMTLHCHRCALVTSSSHVLGTQAGEEIDRTECVIRMNDAPTSGYESDVGNRTSVRIVAHSSVFRVVRKPAEFLNRSESPAIIFWGPSSKIGRDAKGTLYRLIHRVSMTFSNLAFFVVSPSKMLKFDTLFQKETGQDRKKSQSWLSTGWFTMVIAIEMCDNIKVYGMVPPSHCGKHPQPKRMPYHYYKPRGPDECITYLQNERGRRGSHHRFITEKQVFARWAKMYNITYTNPTW, from the exons ATGAGACTACGGTTTGTAGATaaa CAATGGCAGCAGGGCCAGCGGATGGTAATCTATGGGGCGGTCTTCCTCATAATGACCCTCCTCATCCTCTACAGCTCCAACAGCTCAAACGAACTTTACAGCCCCTTTAGAGACAAAGACTTCCACCACGCCGTCAAACACACAAACCTCAAGAAATGGGCTGGGAAGGAGGGATACTTACCTGTTTACGGCAACAAG AGTATGACCCTACACTGTCATCGGTGTGCTTTGGTGACAAGCTCCAGTCACGTGTTGGGGACTCAAGCAGGAGAGGAGATCGATCGTACTGAGTGTGTCATCCGAATGAACGATGCCCCAACATCTGGATATGAATCAGACGTGGGGAACCGGACCAGTGTGCGCATCGTGGCTCATTCCAGTGTGTTCCGGGTCGTTCGGAAACCTGCAGAGTTCCTCAATCGCTCAGAGAGCCCTGCCATCATATTCTGGGGCCCGTCGTCAAAGATTGGACGAGATGCGAAGGGAACTCTGTACCGGCTCATCCATCGAGTCAGTATGACCTTCAGTAACCTCGCGTTTTTCGTCGTCTCTCCCAGCAAAATGCTGAAGTTTGacacgctctttcagaaagagaCCGGCCAGGACAG AAAAAAGTCGCAGTCCTGGTTAAGCACAGGCTGGTTCACCATGGTGATCGCCATAGAGATGTGTGACAACATAAAGGTTTATGGAATGGTGCCGCCCAGTCACTGCGG GAAACATCCACAGCCTAAACGGATGCCCTACCACTATTACAAACCCAGGGGCCCGGACGAGTGCATCACGTACCTGCAGAACGAGAGAGGGCGCCGTGGATCACACCATCGCTTCATCACAGAAAAACAGGTGTTTGCTCGCTGGGCTAAAATGTACAACATCACTTACACCAACCCAACATGGTGA
- the st6galnac6 gene encoding alpha-N-acetylgalactosaminide alpha-2,6-sialyltransferase 6 isoform X2 — protein MVIYGAVFLIMTLLILYSSNSSNELYSPFRDKDFHHAVKHTNLKKWAGKEGYLPVYGNKSMTLHCHRCALVTSSSHVLGTQAGEEIDRTECVIRMNDAPTSGYESDVGNRTSVRIVAHSSVFRVVRKPAEFLNRSESPAIIFWGPSSKIGRDAKGTLYRLIHRVSMTFSNLAFFVVSPSKMLKFDTLFQKETGQDRKKSQSWLSTGWFTMVIAIEMCDNIKVYGMVPPSHCGKHPQPKRMPYHYYKPRGPDECITYLQNERGRRGSHHRFITEKQVFARWAKMYNITYTNPTW, from the exons ATGGTAATCTATGGGGCGGTCTTCCTCATAATGACCCTCCTCATCCTCTACAGCTCCAACAGCTCAAACGAACTTTACAGCCCCTTTAGAGACAAAGACTTCCACCACGCCGTCAAACACACAAACCTCAAGAAATGGGCTGGGAAGGAGGGATACTTACCTGTTTACGGCAACAAG AGTATGACCCTACACTGTCATCGGTGTGCTTTGGTGACAAGCTCCAGTCACGTGTTGGGGACTCAAGCAGGAGAGGAGATCGATCGTACTGAGTGTGTCATCCGAATGAACGATGCCCCAACATCTGGATATGAATCAGACGTGGGGAACCGGACCAGTGTGCGCATCGTGGCTCATTCCAGTGTGTTCCGGGTCGTTCGGAAACCTGCAGAGTTCCTCAATCGCTCAGAGAGCCCTGCCATCATATTCTGGGGCCCGTCGTCAAAGATTGGACGAGATGCGAAGGGAACTCTGTACCGGCTCATCCATCGAGTCAGTATGACCTTCAGTAACCTCGCGTTTTTCGTCGTCTCTCCCAGCAAAATGCTGAAGTTTGacacgctctttcagaaagagaCCGGCCAGGACAG AAAAAAGTCGCAGTCCTGGTTAAGCACAGGCTGGTTCACCATGGTGATCGCCATAGAGATGTGTGACAACATAAAGGTTTATGGAATGGTGCCGCCCAGTCACTGCGG GAAACATCCACAGCCTAAACGGATGCCCTACCACTATTACAAACCCAGGGGCCCGGACGAGTGCATCACGTACCTGCAGAACGAGAGAGGGCGCCGTGGATCACACCATCGCTTCATCACAGAAAAACAGGTGTTTGCTCGCTGGGCTAAAATGTACAACATCACTTACACCAACCCAACATGGTGA